One Anopheles marshallii chromosome 3, idAnoMarsDA_429_01, whole genome shotgun sequence genomic region harbors:
- the LOC128714251 gene encoding uncharacterized protein LOC128714251 yields MWLYSWVGFLLGGLSDITAFSINTNNQIYDPQIGVNYDSCTVGNGTYYHGETFKLDCRTQCVCQNGRHACSTLCPHENLPPPVDTSICIAPKLVELPDHCCRVWLCEQPATDVNATCYNSSTTLWSPCSQSCGIGTSTRNITTTPGCQKLSTIRLCENHRCNRQSNNYYFAGDYAAETKQTIVDVGAADREEDGTTARETDRRSVTSHKQRLYEGTSGYRPNSVSLLNENEHRRRKGHECRSIQRTASSRLRLGPCVSRKLYRPKSCSLCQDSSMCCVPSITTTIKVELLCPLNSGDPFDFIEHGYDLWDSASIDPLDQEMLQSRQIHIENKFVDVQWVLKCECGPKSKNCRPRKSAGSSLGGHPSRTTEQQQQRRLSSSDPLPVGTAGSTVEQQSNRTAYRSLQEQARPLAIQDVTGADHPGGSDPTVDNNDPVDYYDGSPGIRKGHKHAGHHRSSVHRRLVHRGPHRRQQHQQHRQQGAFGSWNDASSIADGSGELLKRVHRT; encoded by the exons ATGTGGCTGTACAGTTGGGTCGGTTTCTTGCTGGGAGGACTTTCAGACATCACGGCCTTTTCTATCAACACGAATAATCAG ATTTACGATCCACAAATAGGAGTTAATTATG ATAGTTGCACGGTAGGGAACGGGACGTACTATCACGGTGAAACGTTCAAGCTCGATTGTCGAACACAGTGCGTTTGTCAG AATGGTCGTCATGCTTGTTCGACGTTGTGTCCACACGAGAACCTACCACCACCCGTTGACACCTCTATTTGCATTGCACCAAAGCTAGTGGAGCTCCCCGATCATTGTTGTCGGGTATGGCTTTGTGAGCAGCCCGCAACCGATG TGAATGCGACCTGTTACAACTCGTCCACCACGCTGTGGTCACCGTGTTCCCAGAGCTGCGGTATCGGGACGTCGACCAGAAACATCACCACAACGCCCGGTTGCCAGAAGCTCAGCACGATACGGCTGTGCGAGAATCATCGGTGCAACCGCCAGAGCAATAATTACTACTTCGCTGGTGACTATGCTGCCGAGACCAAGCAGACCATCGTTGACGTGGGAGCAGCTGACCGGGAGGAAGATGGCACAACTGCGAGGGAAACGGATCGTCGCAGTGTCACTAGCCACAAACAACGACTGTACGAGGGTACCAGTGGCTACCGTCCCAACAGTGTTTCTTTGCTCAATGAAAACGAACATCGAAGACGG AAGGGTCACGAGTGCCGAAGCATTCAGCGAACGGCTTCCTCCCGGTTGCGGCTTGGTCCGTGCGTTTCGCGGAAGCTTTATCGACCAAAATCCTGCAGCCTGTGCCAGGATTCCAGCATGTGTTGTGTGCCTTCAATAACCACTACTATTAAG GTTGAATTACTGTGCCCTTTGAACTCTGGCGATCCATTCGATTTCATCGAGCATGGGTACGACCTGTGGGACAGTGCGTCGATCGATCCGCTCGACCAGGAGATGCTGCAGTCACGCCAGATCCACATCGAGAACAAGTTCGTCGACGTCCAGTGGGTGCTGAAGTGCGAATGCGGTCCAAAG AGCAAAAATTGCCGCCCCCGGAAGTCAGCGGGATCATCACTGGGTGGTCATCCCAGCAGAACGAcagagcaacagcaacaacgacGATTGAGCTCATCCGATCCGTTACCAGTCGGCACAGCGGGTTCCACGGTAGAGCAGCAAAGCAACAGAACCGCATATCGATCGCTGCAGGAGCAAGCACGTCCGCTTGCCATTCAGGACGTGACCGGTGCGGATCACCCGGGTGGAAGTGATCCAACCGTCGACAACAATGATCCCGTCGACTATTACGATGGCAGCCCGGGCATTCGGAAGGGCCACAAACATGCGGGTCACCATCGTTCGTCGGTGCATCGGCGATTGGTGCATCGTGGGCCGCACCGCcgacagcagcaccagcagcaccggcagcaaGGTGCGTTCGGCAGCTGGAACGATGCCAGTTCCATTGCGGACGGTAGCGGGGAGTTGCTGAAGCGGGTTCATCGAACATAA